A genomic region of Dictyoglomus sp. NZ13-RE01 contains the following coding sequences:
- a CDS encoding transcription termination factor Rho — MPKEELQFKTRAELVEIAKEYKIPGYYRMTKDELIKALLEKEGEAPEGVPAVSTLELPKVEEKVIEEKVEEKEEVKEEEKEEKGKVIIDGFECVYREGYLEIREEGFGFIRKNWKPSEEDVYISASQIKKFGLRYGDWIGGMVRPPKENERWYAILRIDTVNGRDPSLSRQRPKFDDLIPYHPTERLKLETTPQELDTRLIDLLAPIGKGQRGLIVSPPKAGKTTLLKKIANGITANHKEVKLFVLLVDERPEEVTDFRRSVQGEVIGSTFDEPPERHIQVAKLVLERAKRLVEYGEHVVILLDSITRLARAYNWAVPSSGRTLSGGVELAALHHAKEFFGAARNIEGGGSLTILATALIETGSRMDDVIFEEFKGTGNMELVLDRKLADRRIFPAISIARSGTRKEELLYPEDKLQKLWILRRTLLSQEEGEAIEMLKKRLRETRSNDEFLRFIDEVMRSNSRR; from the coding sequence ATCCCAAAAGAAGAATTACAGTTTAAAACTCGAGCAGAATTAGTAGAAATAGCAAAGGAATATAAGATTCCAGGATATTATAGAATGACAAAGGATGAATTAATAAAAGCATTATTAGAGAAAGAGGGGGAAGCCCCTGAGGGGGTTCCTGCTGTCTCTACTTTGGAGCTACCAAAGGTAGAGGAGAAAGTTATTGAGGAAAAAGTAGAGGAAAAGGAAGAAGTAAAAGAGGAAGAAAAAGAGGAGAAGGGCAAGGTTATTATTGATGGATTTGAGTGTGTATATAGAGAAGGATATTTAGAAATTAGGGAAGAAGGATTTGGTTTTATTAGGAAAAATTGGAAGCCAAGTGAAGAGGATGTTTATATATCTGCCTCCCAGATTAAGAAATTTGGACTGAGATATGGAGATTGGATTGGAGGAATGGTTAGACCTCCAAAGGAAAACGAGAGATGGTATGCAATTCTTAGAATAGATACAGTGAATGGCAGGGACCCTTCCCTATCAAGACAAAGACCCAAATTTGATGATCTAATACCATATCATCCAACAGAAAGATTAAAATTAGAAACTACTCCACAGGAGTTAGATACGAGATTAATTGATCTTTTGGCACCAATAGGAAAGGGACAGAGAGGATTGATAGTATCTCCTCCAAAGGCTGGAAAGACTACATTGCTCAAGAAGATTGCAAATGGCATTACTGCGAATCATAAAGAAGTTAAGCTTTTTGTTTTGCTTGTAGATGAGAGACCAGAGGAAGTAACAGACTTTAGAAGATCTGTACAAGGAGAAGTAATTGGTTCTACTTTTGATGAACCACCTGAGAGACATATTCAGGTGGCAAAATTGGTTTTGGAGAGAGCAAAAAGATTAGTTGAGTATGGGGAGCATGTAGTAATTTTATTAGATAGTATCACCAGGCTTGCACGTGCCTATAACTGGGCAGTGCCTTCTAGTGGAAGAACACTATCTGGAGGAGTTGAACTTGCCGCATTACACCATGCCAAGGAGTTTTTTGGTGCTGCAAGGAATATAGAAGGTGGTGGGAGCCTAACTATTTTGGCTACTGCGTTAATTGAGACAGGTAGTAGAATGGATGATGTAATTTTTGAGGAATTTAAGGGTACAGGTAATATGGAGCTTGTGTTAGATAGGAAGTTAGCAGATAGGAGAATATTCCCAGCAATTAGTATTGCAAGATCTGGAACAAGAAAAGAAGAGCTCTTATATCCAGAGGATAAATTGCAAAAACTTTGGATACTTAGGAGAACATTATTAAGTCAAGAAGAAGGAGAAGCTATTGAAATGCTGAAAAAGAGACTCAGAGAAACAAGGAGTAACGATGAGTTCTTAAGGTTTATTGATGAGGTTATGAGAAGTAATTCACGAAGATAA
- a CDS encoding ribonucleoside-diphosphate reductase, adenosylcobalamin-dependent: MKKVELSKQALLILEKRYLAKNERGEVIETPEEMFYRVADTIAKIDKLYNPKADMENIRDGFYELMTSLDFLPNTPTLINAGRPLGQLSACFVLPIEDSLVSIFDSLKYTALIHQSGGGTGFSFSRLRPKGDIVRTTGGIASGPVSFMKVYDAATETIKQGGVRRGANMGILRVDHPDIIEFITVKDKEGVLSNFNISVAVTDDFMKAVLNDEEYSLINPRNGEVVNRLRAKEVFDLIVRQAWKNGEPGIIFIDEINRKNPTPGVGQIEATNPCGEQPLLPYESCNLGSINLSKMVKEKDGNYEIDWGKLEKTVYTAVHFLDNVIDANYYPLKEIEEMTKANRKIGLGVMGFHDLLIKLKIPYNSKEARDIAEKLMKFISEKAREKSQELAEERGVFPNWEKSIYKEMNMKLRNATLTTIAPTGSISIIANCSSGIEPIFALAYKRTVSLGEWFEIHPIFKEYLIKEGIYSDELIKKVIEKGSIQEMEEIPSEIKKIFVTALDISPEDHVLMQSAFQKYVDNAVSKTVNLKNSATEEDIRKIYLMAYELKLKGITVYRDKSRSVQVLKVEEKAGERKDMEEKLRPRPRPQVTKGVTLKMKTGCGNLYVTINEDELGVCEVFSTLGKAGGCAASQTEAISRLISLALRSGIDINSIIKQLKGIRCPNPIRDEEGEYILSCSDAIAKALEKYILIKEGKNNSKNNFFFRPEKQEESEKEYSGMPCPECGSPLEIQEGCLTCRVCGYSKCY; encoded by the coding sequence ATGAAAAAAGTGGAATTATCTAAGCAAGCTTTACTTATATTAGAAAAGAGATATTTGGCAAAAAATGAAAGAGGAGAGGTAATAGAAACTCCTGAAGAAATGTTCTACAGAGTCGCTGATACTATTGCCAAAATTGATAAGCTATACAATCCAAAGGCGGATATGGAAAATATTAGAGATGGATTTTATGAATTAATGACTTCTCTTGATTTTTTACCAAACACACCCACATTGATCAATGCAGGAAGACCATTAGGACAACTATCCGCTTGTTTTGTACTACCTATAGAAGATTCATTGGTTAGTATCTTTGATAGCTTAAAATATACCGCATTAATACATCAATCAGGTGGTGGAACTGGATTTTCTTTTTCCCGTTTAAGACCAAAAGGTGATATTGTAAGGACTACAGGAGGAATTGCTTCAGGTCCTGTAAGCTTTATGAAGGTTTACGATGCTGCAACAGAGACTATAAAACAGGGTGGAGTAAGAAGAGGAGCAAATATGGGGATTTTGAGGGTTGACCATCCTGACATTATTGAATTTATAACAGTAAAAGATAAAGAAGGAGTATTAAGTAATTTCAATATTTCTGTAGCAGTTACTGATGATTTTATGAAAGCTGTATTAAATGATGAAGAATATAGTCTTATAAATCCAAGAAATGGAGAAGTAGTGAATAGACTAAGGGCAAAAGAAGTTTTTGATTTAATAGTTAGACAAGCCTGGAAAAATGGAGAACCAGGCATAATATTTATTGATGAGATCAATAGAAAAAACCCAACCCCTGGAGTTGGACAAATTGAGGCTACTAATCCTTGTGGCGAACAACCACTTTTACCTTATGAGTCTTGCAATTTGGGTTCTATAAATTTGAGTAAAATGGTTAAGGAGAAAGATGGAAATTATGAGATAGATTGGGGAAAATTGGAAAAGACAGTTTATACTGCAGTTCACTTCTTAGATAATGTTATTGATGCAAATTATTATCCGTTAAAAGAAATAGAGGAAATGACAAAAGCAAATAGAAAGATCGGGTTAGGAGTGATGGGATTTCACGATCTATTGATAAAATTGAAGATTCCTTATAACTCTAAAGAGGCAAGAGATATTGCGGAAAAATTAATGAAATTTATTTCAGAAAAAGCAAGAGAAAAATCACAGGAATTAGCAGAAGAAAGAGGAGTTTTTCCTAATTGGGAGAAGAGTATATACAAAGAAATGAATATGAAGCTTAGAAATGCCACATTAACCACAATAGCTCCTACAGGAAGTATAAGTATTATTGCAAATTGTTCTTCTGGAATAGAACCAATTTTTGCTTTAGCCTATAAGAGAACTGTAAGCTTAGGTGAGTGGTTTGAAATTCATCCTATTTTTAAAGAGTATCTAATAAAAGAAGGAATTTATAGTGATGAATTGATTAAGAAGGTAATTGAAAAGGGATCAATACAGGAAATGGAGGAAATTCCAAGTGAAATTAAGAAAATCTTTGTTACAGCCTTGGATATATCTCCTGAGGACCATGTCTTAATGCAATCCGCCTTTCAAAAATATGTGGATAATGCAGTTTCCAAGACTGTAAATCTTAAAAACAGTGCAACTGAAGAGGATATAAGGAAAATCTATTTGATGGCTTACGAATTAAAGTTAAAAGGAATTACTGTTTATAGAGATAAATCAAGATCAGTTCAAGTATTAAAAGTAGAAGAAAAGGCAGGGGAGAGGAAGGATATGGAAGAGAAGTTAAGACCAAGACCACGTCCTCAAGTTACAAAGGGTGTAACTTTGAAAATGAAAACAGGATGCGGTAATTTATATGTAACAATAAATGAAGATGAATTAGGAGTGTGCGAGGTATTTTCAACTCTTGGGAAAGCTGGTGGTTGTGCAGCATCACAAACAGAAGCTATATCAAGGTTAATTTCCTTAGCTCTAAGAAGTGGGATTGATATAAACTCTATTATTAAACAGCTTAAGGGTATAAGATGTCCTAATCCTATAAGGGATGAGGAGGGTGAATATATACTTTCATGCTCAGATGCTATTGCAAAAGCTTTAGAAAAATATATACTAATAAAGGAAGGAAAAAATAATTCTAAAAATAACTTCTTCTTTAGACCAGAAAAACAAGAAGAAAGTGAGAAGGAATATTCAGGAATGCCTTGTCCAGAATGCGGTTCTCCCCTTGAGATACAAGAAGGCTGTTTAACTTGTAGGGTTTGTGGATATTCAAAATGTTACTAA
- a CDS encoding 6-phosphofructokinase — MEKKRIGVLTGGGDCPGLNPAIKGVVYRALDYGDEVIGLKYGWAGLLKADTMPLTLEVVEDILDKGGTILGSSRTNPFKKEEDVEKCIENFKKLGLDALIAIGGEDTLGVASKFSRRGLPMVGIPKTIDKDLEETEYTLGFDTAVEVVVDGITRLRDTAKSHARVIVVEIMGRHAGWLALYGGLAGGADYILIPEVEPNLQELYDHIKKLYARGHNWAVVAIAEGVQLPGFTYQKGQSGMVDAFGHVRLGGVGQVLAEEIEKNLGIETRAVILSHLQRGGSPSIRDRILGLRLGKAAVDLVHEGKSGYFISVRGEELVPVDITLIEGKTKNVKPEFYESMKTFFNK; from the coding sequence ATGGAGAAAAAGAGAATTGGAGTACTTACAGGAGGAGGAGACTGTCCAGGTCTCAATCCTGCCATCAAAGGCGTCGTTTATAGAGCTTTAGATTATGGTGATGAAGTTATCGGACTCAAGTATGGTTGGGCAGGACTTTTAAAAGCTGATACTATGCCTTTAACCTTAGAGGTTGTCGAAGATATTTTAGATAAAGGTGGTACAATTCTTGGTAGTTCAAGAACAAATCCCTTTAAAAAGGAAGAGGATGTAGAAAAATGTATAGAAAACTTTAAGAAGTTAGGTTTAGATGCTCTTATAGCCATAGGAGGAGAGGATACTCTTGGGGTTGCATCAAAATTTAGTAGAAGAGGACTTCCTATGGTAGGTATTCCTAAGACCATAGATAAAGATCTTGAAGAAACAGAATATACATTGGGATTTGATACTGCAGTAGAGGTTGTAGTAGATGGTATTACAAGATTAAGAGATACTGCAAAATCCCACGCAAGAGTTATAGTTGTAGAAATCATGGGAAGACATGCAGGCTGGCTTGCTCTCTATGGAGGACTTGCAGGTGGAGCGGATTATATACTCATTCCAGAGGTTGAGCCAAATTTACAAGAATTATATGACCATATTAAGAAACTTTATGCAAGAGGGCATAACTGGGCAGTCGTTGCTATAGCAGAAGGAGTCCAATTACCTGGCTTTACATATCAAAAAGGACAATCTGGTATGGTAGATGCTTTTGGACATGTAAGACTTGGAGGAGTAGGACAGGTATTAGCGGAAGAAATTGAAAAGAATCTTGGAATAGAAACAAGGGCTGTCATATTAAGCCATCTTCAAAGAGGAGGCTCACCATCAATAAGGGATAGAATTCTTGGCTTAAGACTTGGTAAAGCAGCTGTTGACCTCGTACATGAAGGCAAATCAGGGTACTTCATTTCCGTTAGAGGAGAGGAATTGGTTCCTGTAGACATTACATTAATTGAAGGTAAAACAAAGAATGTAAAACCAGAGTTTTATGAAAGCATGAAAACTTTCTTTAATAAATAG
- a CDS encoding HIT family hydrolase, with amino-acid sequence MRRICTPWRMKYISAPKEQKCVFCENIKENNDEKNLILLRGDYCFVMLNLYPYNNGHLMVIPYSHKDNLIYLTKEEYTELMFLAQVSIEALTRVMMPHGFNLGMNIGTSAGAGIADHIHLHIVPRWEGDSNFMLTIAETKIIPEDLPSTYRKLQPVMKAIYEEKKKP; translated from the coding sequence ATACGTAGAATATGTACACCATGGAGAATGAAATATATATCAGCTCCAAAAGAACAAAAATGCGTCTTTTGTGAAAATATTAAGGAGAATAATGACGAGAAAAATCTTATCCTTTTAAGGGGTGATTATTGTTTTGTAATGCTCAATCTATATCCATATAATAATGGGCATTTAATGGTAATTCCATATTCTCATAAAGATAATCTAATATATCTTACAAAAGAAGAATACACTGAGCTTATGTTTTTGGCTCAGGTAAGCATTGAAGCTTTAACCAGGGTTATGATGCCTCATGGCTTTAATTTAGGTATGAATATTGGTACTTCTGCAGGAGCAGGAATTGCGGATCATATACATTTGCATATTGTCCCAAGATGGGAGGGAGACTCTAATTTTATGCTAACTATTGCAGAAACCAAAATTATTCCCGAAGATTTGCCAAGTACCTATAGAAAGCTTCAACCTGTAATGAAAGCAATATATGAGGAAAAAAAGAAGCCTTAA
- the pfkA gene encoding 6-phosphofructokinase has protein sequence MKRIAVLTSGGDAPGMNSAIRSIVRYGIANGLEVIGIERGYQGLIEGDFRILGRDDVSEIVQKGGTILKTARSEEFYKEEGQRKALENLEKNNIEGLIVIGGEGSLKGAYDLYNLGFSVIGIPGSIDNDVWGTDYSIGFDTACNNVIDAINKIRDTAAAHERTFVIEVMGRECGYIAFTSGLVSGADIILIPEVPLDFPYIVEKLKQRQQRAKRHNIIVVAEGVGSAYFIGKQIEDRLGISTRIVVLGHIQRGGSPSVLDRTLGTFMGVEAVKALVEGKSGFMVGWQENKPHLVPLKDVASNKKRVDPQLFYEVESVL, from the coding sequence ATGAAAAGAATTGCAGTTTTAACGAGTGGTGGAGATGCACCTGGCATGAATTCTGCTATTAGATCAATAGTTAGATATGGAATTGCCAATGGACTTGAGGTAATAGGAATTGAGAGGGGATACCAAGGACTGATAGAAGGAGATTTTAGAATATTGGGTAGGGATGATGTTAGTGAGATTGTTCAGAAAGGGGGCACAATACTAAAGACTGCAAGATCTGAAGAATTTTATAAAGAAGAAGGACAAAGAAAAGCATTAGAGAATTTAGAGAAAAATAATATTGAGGGCTTAATTGTTATTGGCGGAGAAGGTTCTCTTAAAGGTGCATACGATTTATATAACTTAGGTTTTTCAGTTATTGGTATACCTGGAAGTATTGATAATGATGTTTGGGGAACAGATTATTCTATAGGATTTGACACTGCTTGTAACAACGTTATTGATGCCATTAATAAAATAAGAGATACAGCAGCTGCCCATGAAAGGACCTTTGTAATAGAAGTAATGGGGAGAGAATGTGGCTATATAGCTTTTACTTCCGGACTTGTCAGTGGTGCAGATATCATACTTATTCCTGAGGTTCCTTTAGATTTCCCTTATATCGTAGAAAAATTAAAACAAAGACAACAAAGGGCAAAAAGACATAATATAATTGTTGTCGCAGAAGGAGTTGGAAGTGCGTATTTTATTGGAAAACAAATCGAAGATAGGTTAGGAATATCTACAAGAATTGTGGTTTTGGGGCATATTCAGAGAGGTGGTTCTCCTTCTGTTTTGGATAGAACATTGGGAACATTTATGGGAGTTGAGGCAGTAAAAGCATTAGTAGAGGGAAAAAGCGGTTTTATGGTTGGATGGCAAGAAAATAAACCTCATTTAGTACCATTAAAAGATGTGGCTAGCAATAAGAAAAGGGTTGATCCTCAATTGTTCTATGAAGTGGAGAGTGTATTGTAA
- a CDS encoding acetyl-CoA carboxylase carboxyl transferase subunit alpha: protein MRKDLTPWERILLARHPQRPTFLDYLNELFEDFVELHGDRYFGDDPAIITGFGFFEGESVAIIGQEKGKDIQEKIKRNFGMPHPEGYRKALRIMKLAEKFNIPIFSFIDTPGAYPGIGAEERGQAMAIAVNLKEMSLLQVPIIVVVLSEGGSGGALGIGVGDHIMILENAYYSVISPEGCASILFRDASKAPEAASALKITAEDLFNLGLVDEIIPEPEGGAHTDLLKTAENIRKALKKAYKNLKNKPVETLLKERYEKIRNYGKFLEEVKK from the coding sequence ATGAGAAAAGACTTAACTCCATGGGAAAGGATCCTTTTAGCAAGGCATCCTCAGAGACCTACCTTTCTTGACTATCTAAATGAGTTGTTTGAAGATTTTGTGGAACTACATGGAGATAGATACTTTGGTGATGATCCTGCCATAATTACAGGTTTTGGCTTTTTTGAGGGAGAAAGCGTTGCTATTATAGGACAGGAGAAGGGGAAAGATATACAGGAAAAGATAAAGAGAAATTTTGGAATGCCACATCCTGAGGGCTATAGAAAGGCATTGAGAATAATGAAATTGGCAGAAAAGTTTAATATCCCCATTTTTAGTTTTATAGATACTCCAGGAGCTTATCCTGGTATCGGGGCGGAAGAAAGAGGACAGGCAATGGCTATTGCAGTAAATTTAAAAGAAATGTCACTTTTGCAGGTACCAATAATTGTTGTGGTGCTTAGTGAGGGAGGAAGTGGTGGGGCATTAGGAATTGGAGTAGGGGACCATATAATGATTTTGGAGAATGCCTATTATTCAGTAATATCCCCAGAAGGATGTGCTTCTATTCTTTTTAGGGATGCATCAAAAGCCCCTGAGGCAGCATCTGCTTTAAAAATAACTGCTGAGGATTTATTTAATTTGGGACTTGTTGATGAAATAATTCCAGAGCCAGAAGGTGGTGCTCACACAGACCTTCTGAAAACTGCAGAGAACATAAGGAAGGCACTTAAAAAAGCCTACAAGAACCTGAAAAATAAACCTGTGGAGACTCTATTGAAGGAAAGATATGAGAAGATAAGAAACTACGGGAAGTTTTTAGAGGAGGTAAAAAAATGA
- a CDS encoding acetyl-CoA carboxylase, carboxyltransferase subunit beta, with amino-acid sequence MFRDFIGKRKDSRETKGKDIPDGLWIKCPQCNQIIYSKDWLENYKVCIKCGFHSQLTAQERIEILVDENTFEETDSNIISYDILGFQDTKPYSQRLIEAQNETGLKEAVVTGLARMDGIPVNLMVMDFRFIGGSMGSVVGEKVTRAIERSIEKKIPLIGVIASGGARMQEGLISLLQMAKTSSAIARLDRAKIPYITILTHPSTAGVLASFGSLGDVIIAEPGALIGFAGPRVIEQTIKQKLPEGFQKAEFVLQHGMIDMVVERKRLRPTVITLLKLLWRRK; translated from the coding sequence ATGTTTAGAGATTTCATAGGAAAAAGGAAAGATTCCAGAGAAACGAAAGGAAAGGATATTCCTGATGGTCTTTGGATAAAGTGTCCTCAATGTAATCAAATTATTTATTCCAAGGATTGGTTAGAAAATTATAAAGTATGTATAAAATGTGGCTTCCACTCCCAACTTACTGCCCAGGAACGCATAGAAATATTAGTGGATGAAAACACTTTTGAAGAAACTGATAGTAATATAATCTCTTATGATATTTTAGGTTTTCAGGATACAAAACCATATAGTCAGAGATTGATAGAAGCCCAAAATGAGACTGGATTGAAGGAAGCTGTAGTTACAGGACTTGCCCGTATGGATGGAATTCCTGTAAATTTAATGGTTATGGATTTTAGATTTATAGGTGGAAGTATGGGATCAGTAGTAGGAGAGAAAGTAACTCGGGCAATTGAAAGATCTATAGAGAAAAAAATTCCTTTGATAGGGGTTATAGCATCTGGTGGTGCAAGAATGCAAGAAGGCTTGATATCTCTATTGCAAATGGCAAAAACATCATCCGCCATTGCAAGACTTGATAGAGCTAAAATCCCATATATAACTATTCTGACACATCCATCCACTGCTGGGGTACTTGCAAGTTTTGGCTCTCTTGGTGATGTTATAATAGCTGAACCTGGTGCTCTTATTGGATTTGCAGGACCAAGAGTTATAGAACAAACAATAAAACAAAAGTTGCCTGAAGGTTTTCAAAAGGCAGAGTTTGTTTTACAACATGGAATGATAGATATGGTAGTTGAAAGAAAAAGATTAAGACCTACTGTTATCACCTTGCTAAAACTATTATGGAGGAGAAAATGA